TCGACACACAAACACTCTGTTCCTTTGGTCTAAAAATTCTCAGAGCACCTCTCTGATAGCATTAATCATCTCCTCATACTCACACTCCGAGAGAAACACCTCACCCGGATTCATTCTGAACGTCCCGCCATAATCCGGGCCATCCACATACTTCGGCGCAAGATGGAAATGCAAATGCGACAACTTATCGCTGTAGGCACCATAATTAATCTTCTCAGGATTGAACACCCTCTGCATAGCGCGGGTCACCCGGGCGACATCAGCCATAAAAGCATTACGCTGATCATCGTCAAGCTCATTAAGATCATTTACATGACCGTTATAAGCCACCAGGCAACGGCCGCGGTAAGTCTGCTCCTTAAAAAGGAAAGCGCGTGACACACTCAGATCCGCAATATGGATCATCAGATTATGAAGAGTCTCATTGTCAGTACAATAAAGACACTCCTTAGGATCGCTGTACATAAAAAACGATTTAAGGATTAAAAAATAAAGATAAAAAATAAACTTCCGACCACAAAATTAGCAAAAATCCCCCACCTCACAATCCCAAATCCCACTTCACCCATTCCAACCCCACATACACAATCCCACTCCCAACCTCAACCCCTCCCCCTCATCCTTCCGATAACCGTAGGGCGGGGGCGTGCCCCCGCCGCTACCGTCAAACCTTATTTATAGCCACTCCTCATGACTATAAAAAACTTCACGTCTCTGGTCCTCTGGTCCAAAAAGTTCTCCAGTTCTCCAGTCTTTTCTTCACAAACCCTCTATTCCTCCTGTCTCGAATTCTCAGTGAAATTGACCAATTTTCAAGACATATTGACGGAAAATTGCGTTAAAAAAACTTTAATAGCTTGTTTGCCACACATTATACCCTTACCTTTGCCACGTTTTTTAACAAAAGGTAAGCCTCTGAGACAGAGCGCGCACCACCATCATTATTCAACCTTATATGAAAAAAATCCTCTTATCCGCCGTCGCCACCATCCTCATGGCAGGCACAGCAATGGCAGAAGGCTATCAGATCAACTCCCTCTCAACCAAGCAGATCGGAATGGGACACACAGGAGTAGCCCTAAAGCTCGGAGCCGAGAACATGTACTTCAACCCCGCCGGAATGGCATATATGGACAAGACTCTCGATCTCACAGGCTCATTCACAGGCATAATGCCCACAGCCACAGCCACAGTCGACGGCAAAGAATATGAGACCGACAACGGCGTCTCCACCCCCATCAGCGTCAACGCAGCCTTCAGCATATACCCCAACCTCAAAGGAGGCATAGCATTCTACACCCCCTACGGTTCATCAATCAACTGGACCGACAACTGGCCCGGCTCAGTGCTCAATCAGAACGTATCGCTCAAGGCATTCACCATACAGCCCACACTCGCATGGGCAATCAACGATAAATTCTCCATCGGACTCGGAGCAATGGTGACATGGGCAACCGTCGACCTCAACAAAGGACTCGTCTCAGCCTCCACCGCCGACAACGTGATAAACGCCATGAAGACACTCGGGCAGCTCCCCGCATCAGTAGGAAGCTTCGGAAGCACCACCCCCGCATCCGTCAATCTCAACGGCAAGACCCGGATAGCCGTAGGCTTCAACATCGGAGCAATGTACAACGTCAACGACCGCCTCACCTTCGGAGCATCCTTCCGCTCAAAGATGGATATGAAAGTCAAGGCAGGCGAAGCACACGTATCCTATGCCAACGAACTCGCCCAGACACTCACAGGCGAGACCATCGACCTCATCAACAACGCCAACTTCAAGGCACAGATGCCATGCCCCTGGGTGCTCTCGCTCGGCGCATCCTACAAGCCCGTCGACCGTCTCACACTCGCCTTCGACGCACGTCTCACAGGCTGGCATGCCTACAAGAGCCTCGATGTCGAATTTCTTGACGAACAGCTCGTCCAGAAAGGGCTCAACCAGTACATCCCCAAGCACTATAAGAACTCATGGTGCTTCTCACTCGGAGCGCAGTACGCCCTCACCGAACGCTTCGACCTCCGTGCCGGACTCATGGTCGACACATCACCGGTCGACAAAAACTACTACAACCCCGAGACCCCCGGCATGACCAAGATCGAACCCACACTCGGACTCTCATTCCGTCCCGTCCCGCAGCTCTCCATCG
The sequence above is drawn from the Duncaniella freteri genome and encodes:
- a CDS encoding HIT family protein — encoded protein: MYSDPKECLYCTDNETLHNLMIHIADLSVSRAFLFKEQTYRGRCLVAYNGHVNDLNELDDDQRNAFMADVARVTRAMQRVFNPEKINYGAYSDKLSHLHFHLAPKYVDGPDYGGTFRMNPGEVFLSECEYEEMINAIREVL
- a CDS encoding OmpP1/FadL family transporter → MKKILLSAVATILMAGTAMAEGYQINSLSTKQIGMGHTGVALKLGAENMYFNPAGMAYMDKTLDLTGSFTGIMPTATATVDGKEYETDNGVSTPISVNAAFSIYPNLKGGIAFYTPYGSSINWTDNWPGSVLNQNVSLKAFTIQPTLAWAINDKFSIGLGAMVTWATVDLNKGLVSASTADNVINAMKTLGQLPASVGSFGSTTPASVNLNGKTRIAVGFNIGAMYNVNDRLTFGASFRSKMDMKVKAGEAHVSYANELAQTLTGETIDLINNANFKAQMPCPWVLSLGASYKPVDRLTLAFDARLTGWHAYKSLDVEFLDEQLVQKGLNQYIPKHYKNSWCFSLGAQYALTERFDLRAGLMVDTSPVDKNYYNPETPGMTKIEPTLGLSFRPVPQLSIDLGFMYVAGTGIKGASCESPDLMGKAFLGKLMAAGMTPEQVAGIATKFNIPTTNKFTADYKLHAFIPSIGVSYSF